In one Dermacentor variabilis isolate Ectoservices chromosome 4, ASM5094787v1, whole genome shotgun sequence genomic region, the following are encoded:
- the LOC142578234 gene encoding uncharacterized protein LOC142578234, whose protein sequence is MATKAYAELVSVSERTEGQTKQTQLRILTRCRSQTARTSALSSQIAHLQCLHYLLCYLATNNRGILVLCSANTAGRPIYLPGQTCSECPAGSSCNPATGLCRGGPPDPKSDGSDTGSVPPGGGGGSGGGGGSGGGSGGGGGGSGRTGSDGEGNDTVDMGLTLWSAGALVASFLVGACAGASVVTLCRRRGGDYDVGATPGPNAGTTSAVSSMNTVG, encoded by the exons ATGGCGACGAAAGCCTACGCAGAGCTCGTCAGCGTATCGGAAAGGACGGAAGGACAGACAAAGCAGACCCAGTTGCGAATACTTACCCGCTGTCGCAGTCAAACGGCGCGCACGTCAGCGCTGAGCAGCCAAATCGCGCACCTCCAATGTTTGCACTACCTTCTGTGCTACCTTGCGACTAACAACCGCGGGATTCTTGTTCTTTGCAGCGCCAACACCGCCGGAAGGCCAATATACTTGCCTGGGCAGACCTGCAGCGAATGTCCGGCGGGGAGCTCCTGCAACCCTGCCACAGGCCTTTGC AGAGGCGGGCCTCCGGATCCAAAAAGCGATGGCAGTGATACAGGATCCGTCCCTCCTGGAGGAGGTGGAGGAAGTGGAGGCGGTGGAGGCAGCGGCGGAGGGAGCGGCGGAGGTGGCGGCGGCAGTGGGCGAACCGGCTCGGACGGTGAGGGCAACGACACTGTGGACATGGGACTCACACTGTGGTCCGCTGGCGCCTTGGTCGCGTCGTTTCTTGTCGGTGCCTGCGCCGGCGCTAGCGTTGTAACTCTCTGCAGACGCAGAGGAGGCGACTACGACGTTGGCGCAACACCAGGCCCGAACGCGGGAACTACGTCGGCGGTGAGCTCTATGAACACGGTGGGCTAG